From Streptomyces sp. TLI_105, the proteins below share one genomic window:
- a CDS encoding 4-hydroxyphenylacetate 3-hydroxylase family protein, whose product MTRSGQEYLEGLRDGREIWLDGERVKDVTAHPAFRATAASFAGLFDLADDPVHRPVLVQGGVRRAGAVPRSYEDLVARRRAFRTTAEASYGFLGRTPDYMAAGAAGFAAAPAVFTGGDFDGADHALAFHRRLAEGDLHTAFTLTNPASGRGEDDLTLRVVEERDGGIVVRGAKTIGTGAVFADELLVGTIEPLADDDTEHAVTFSVRLDTPGLKLISRTSYEERARSVFDHPLSSRYDENDALLVCEDVFVPWERVLTYRDPATTGAIWWRTPAYLNLVHQSATRFWTKLEFLTGLAILITRSHGTEELPPVTQALGRLLGMVAQAKAFVLAAEASYEEVDGGRGGVRPGQEISFAQRIMAGELYPRAVQDIKLLAGGALVQLPASGRDLLHPELGPLVRRYFATPGHPAEDRVKLLKLAWDALGSEFAGRHEQYERFYHGAPHVYLTMQTWAGSAEECENLARACLDGYGLGTTR is encoded by the coding sequence GTGACGAGGTCCGGGCAGGAGTATCTGGAGGGACTGCGCGACGGGCGCGAGATCTGGCTCGACGGGGAGCGCGTCAAGGACGTCACCGCCCACCCCGCCTTCCGCGCCACCGCGGCCTCCTTCGCCGGACTCTTCGACCTCGCCGACGACCCCGTGCACCGCCCCGTCCTCGTCCAGGGCGGGGTGCGCCGGGCCGGGGCCGTCCCCCGCTCGTACGAGGACCTCGTCGCCCGCCGCCGCGCCTTCCGCACGACCGCCGAGGCGAGCTACGGCTTCCTCGGCCGCACCCCCGACTACATGGCCGCCGGCGCCGCCGGATTCGCCGCCGCGCCCGCCGTCTTCACCGGCGGGGACTTCGACGGCGCCGACCACGCCCTCGCCTTCCACCGCCGGCTCGCCGAGGGCGACCTGCACACCGCGTTCACCCTCACCAACCCTGCCTCCGGCCGAGGCGAGGACGACCTCACCCTGCGGGTCGTCGAGGAACGCGACGGCGGGATCGTCGTCCGCGGCGCCAAGACCATCGGCACCGGCGCGGTCTTCGCCGACGAGCTCCTCGTCGGGACCATCGAACCCCTCGCCGACGACGACACCGAGCACGCCGTCACCTTCTCCGTACGGCTCGACACCCCCGGCCTCAAGCTGATCTCCCGCACCTCCTACGAGGAACGCGCCCGGTCCGTCTTCGACCACCCGCTCTCCTCCCGGTACGACGAGAACGACGCGCTGCTCGTCTGCGAGGACGTCTTCGTGCCCTGGGAACGGGTCCTCACCTACCGGGACCCGGCCACCACCGGCGCGATCTGGTGGCGGACCCCCGCCTACCTGAACCTCGTCCACCAGTCCGCCACCCGCTTCTGGACCAAGCTGGAGTTCCTCACCGGCCTCGCGATCCTGATCACCCGCTCCCACGGCACCGAGGAACTGCCGCCCGTCACCCAGGCCCTCGGCCGGCTCCTCGGCATGGTCGCCCAGGCCAAGGCCTTCGTCCTCGCCGCCGAGGCCTCGTACGAGGAGGTCGACGGCGGGCGCGGCGGCGTCCGCCCCGGGCAGGAGATCTCCTTCGCCCAGCGGATCATGGCCGGCGAGCTCTACCCGCGCGCCGTCCAGGACATCAAGCTCCTCGCCGGCGGCGCCCTCGTCCAGCTCCCCGCGAGCGGCCGCGACCTCCTCCACCCCGAACTCGGCCCGCTGGTCCGCCGCTACTTCGCCACCCCCGGCCACCCCGCCGAGGACCGCGTCAAGCTCCTCAAACTCGCCTGGGACGCCCTCGGTTCGGAGTTCGCCGGCCGCCACGAGCAGTACGAGCGCTTCTACCACGGCGCACCGCACGTCTACCTCACCATGCAGACCTGGGCCGGCTCGGCGGAGGAGTGCGAGAACCTCGCCCGCGCCTGCCTCGACGGCTACGGCCTGGGGACGACCCGGTGA
- a CDS encoding AraC family transcriptional regulator — protein sequence METVGTDRHDQRDPLDPPREGEHEDLLSELLRPLRLTGVFDSRWHVRAPWAIEGDAEHGCAVLHYVVEGHCWITAADETPVELHAGDLVVFPTGAAHRLSDRPDRQGVPLKAVLPERQPGTSGEIALGGSGPEGRLLCAGLHYDAGVATGLYTSLPWALVLDRHQVDREPLLRDTLRLLAAPDRPVGPGDRLITLRAFEMALVLALRPLLRDLADNPASLPLLRHPGISRAVVMMATRFAEPWTIDSLAREVGMSRSAFTAAFRELVGESPARYLSARRMQEAGRLLTETSLPQSAVPERVGYRSAVGFHLAFRKWFGMTPGEYRSGEVRAA from the coding sequence ATGGAAACCGTGGGAACCGACCGTCACGACCAGCGCGACCCCCTCGATCCTCCCCGCGAGGGCGAGCACGAGGACCTGCTGAGCGAGCTCCTCAGACCCCTCCGGCTCACCGGCGTCTTCGACAGCCGCTGGCACGTCCGCGCCCCCTGGGCCATCGAGGGGGACGCCGAACACGGCTGCGCCGTCCTCCACTACGTCGTCGAGGGCCACTGCTGGATCACCGCCGCCGACGAGACCCCCGTCGAACTCCACGCCGGCGACCTCGTCGTCTTCCCCACCGGCGCCGCGCACCGCCTCTCCGACCGGCCCGACCGCCAGGGCGTCCCGCTCAAGGCCGTCCTGCCCGAACGACAGCCCGGCACCTCCGGCGAGATCGCCCTCGGCGGCAGCGGACCCGAGGGCCGCCTCCTGTGCGCCGGGCTCCACTACGACGCCGGCGTCGCCACCGGCCTCTACACCTCCCTGCCCTGGGCCCTCGTCCTCGACCGCCACCAGGTCGACCGCGAACCCCTGCTCCGCGACACCCTCCGGCTGCTCGCCGCCCCCGACCGGCCCGTCGGCCCCGGCGACCGCCTCATCACGCTGCGCGCCTTCGAGATGGCGCTCGTCCTCGCGCTCCGCCCGCTGCTCCGCGACCTCGCCGACAACCCGGCCTCGCTGCCGCTGCTCCGCCACCCCGGGATCAGCAGGGCCGTCGTCATGATGGCGACCCGGTTCGCCGAGCCGTGGACCATCGACTCCCTCGCCCGCGAGGTCGGCATGTCCCGCTCCGCGTTCACCGCCGCCTTCCGCGAGCTCGTCGGAGAGTCCCCCGCCCGGTACCTCTCCGCCCGCCGCATGCAGGAGGCCGGCCGGCTCCTCACCGAGACCTCCCTCCCGCAGTCCGCCGTGCCCGAGCGCGTCGGCTACCGCAGCGCCGTCGGCTTCCACCTCGCCTTCCGCAAATGGTTCGGGATGACCCCCGGCGAGTACCGGTCGGGAGAGGTCAGGGCCGCCTGA
- a CDS encoding SDR family oxidoreductase, which translates to MSSEIPMRVAVVGATGFQGGAVARLLAERHHRVRGLTRRPEADRPPLPGALFHAGDLGVPGDVRRLFAGATHAFVTMPLVYDEERVEAYARNVAEAALAAGTERLVFNANTRLPLGPTDVPAFETRRLAERVLRDSGVPLVVLRPPVYLDNLFSPWNGPALVDEGVLAYPLPESARTAWLSHRGLAEAAVAALAREDLEGRTFDIGGDRALTGRELAAAFGRGLGRTVRYEELDPAVFERGLTQLLGPATAAGVAGIYHYMASGADPLLMAGDDGVSSEVLGVEPAPVEEWVARQPWQVWSSDAEEPDAAPHH; encoded by the coding sequence ATGTCCAGTGAGATTCCGATGCGGGTGGCGGTCGTGGGCGCGACCGGTTTCCAGGGCGGCGCGGTGGCCCGTCTCCTCGCCGAGCGCCACCACCGGGTGCGGGGCCTGACCCGGCGCCCGGAGGCGGACCGGCCGCCGCTCCCCGGGGCCCTCTTCCACGCCGGCGACCTGGGGGTCCCGGGCGATGTGCGGCGGCTCTTCGCGGGGGCCACGCACGCGTTCGTCACGATGCCGCTGGTGTACGACGAGGAGCGGGTGGAGGCGTACGCGCGGAACGTCGCGGAGGCCGCGCTCGCGGCGGGCACGGAGCGACTGGTGTTCAACGCCAACACCCGGCTCCCACTGGGTCCGACGGACGTCCCCGCCTTCGAGACGCGGCGGCTCGCGGAGCGGGTGCTGCGGGACAGCGGCGTGCCGCTGGTGGTGCTCCGGCCGCCGGTGTACCTGGACAACCTGTTCTCCCCGTGGAACGGGCCCGCCCTGGTCGACGAGGGCGTCCTCGCCTATCCGCTGCCGGAGTCCGCGCGGACGGCGTGGCTGTCGCACCGGGGCCTCGCGGAGGCGGCGGTCGCGGCGCTCGCCCGGGAGGACCTGGAGGGCCGGACCTTCGACATCGGCGGGGACCGCGCCCTGACGGGCCGGGAGCTGGCGGCGGCCTTCGGGCGGGGGCTCGGCCGGACGGTGCGGTACGAGGAGCTGGATCCGGCCGTGTTCGAGCGGGGCCTGACGCAGCTGCTCGGACCGGCGACGGCGGCGGGGGTCGCGGGGATCTACCACTACATGGCGAGCGGCGCGGATCCGCTGCTGATGGCGGGTGACGACGGGGTGTCGTCGGAGGTCCTCGGCGTGGAACCGGCCCCGGTGGAGGAGTGGGTGGCCCGGCAGCCCTGGCAGGTGTGGTCGTCGGACGCGGAGGAGCCGGACGCCGCGCCGCACCACTGA
- a CDS encoding alpha-1,4-glucan--maltose-1-phosphate maltosyltransferase: MGRIPVLDVRPLVDCGRRPAKAVAGETFEVTATVFREGHDAVAANVVLRGPSGRPGPWTPMRELAPGTDRWGAEVTPDVEGPWTYTVEAWSDPVATWRHTARIKIPAGIDSELVLAEGAELHERAAKGVPKKGGGREAVLAAADVLRDVSRPAAVRLAAALAPQVVDALDRHPLRELLSASPALPLQVERERALFGSWYEFFPRSEGVRKVKGRTVPGNFRTAAERLPAVAAMGFDVVYLPPVHPIGETHRKGPNNSLSAGPNDVGVPWAIGSPEGGHDALHPDLGTFEDFDAFVARARELRLEIALDFALQCSPDHPWVEKHPEWFHHRPDGSIAYAENPPKKYQDIYPIAFDKDMDGIVAETVRVLRFWMGHGIRIFRVDNPHTKPVVFWERVIGEINRADPDVIFLAEAFTRPAMMRTLGAIGFQQSYTYFTWRNTKEELTEYLTELSGETAAQMRPNLFVNTPDILHAYLQEGGRPAFEVRAVLAATLSPSWGMYAGYELCENAPVREGSEEYLDSEKYQLKPRDWESAERTGATITPLITALNRIRRRHPALRRLRNLTFHDVDNPQVIAYSKRSGSNIVLVVVNLDPHHTQEASVSLNMPELGLDWHETVPVRDELTGETYHWGRTSYVRLEPGVAPAHVLVLRPSPQTGGSPTS, translated from the coding sequence ATGGGACGCATTCCCGTACTGGACGTCCGCCCACTGGTCGACTGCGGTCGGCGCCCCGCGAAGGCGGTGGCCGGAGAGACCTTCGAGGTGACGGCGACCGTCTTCCGCGAGGGCCACGACGCGGTCGCCGCCAATGTCGTGCTGCGCGGCCCGTCGGGCCGGCCCGGCCCCTGGACCCCGATGCGTGAACTGGCCCCGGGCACCGACCGGTGGGGTGCCGAGGTCACCCCGGACGTCGAGGGCCCGTGGACCTACACCGTGGAGGCCTGGAGCGACCCGGTGGCCACCTGGCGCCACACGGCGAGGATCAAGATCCCGGCCGGGATCGACTCCGAACTGGTCCTCGCCGAGGGGGCCGAGCTGCACGAGCGGGCCGCGAAGGGCGTCCCGAAGAAGGGCGGCGGCCGGGAGGCCGTGCTCGCGGCGGCGGACGTGCTGCGCGACGTGTCCCGCCCGGCTGCCGTGCGGCTCGCGGCGGCGCTCGCCCCGCAGGTGGTCGACGCCCTGGACCGCCACCCGCTGCGCGAACTGCTCTCCGCCTCCCCCGCGTTGCCGCTGCAGGTGGAACGGGAGCGGGCCCTGTTCGGCTCCTGGTACGAGTTCTTCCCGCGCTCGGAGGGCGTCCGGAAGGTGAAGGGGCGGACGGTCCCGGGGAACTTCCGCACGGCGGCCGAGCGGCTTCCGGCGGTCGCGGCGATGGGCTTCGACGTGGTGTACCTGCCGCCGGTGCACCCGATCGGCGAGACCCACCGCAAGGGACCGAACAACTCCCTGTCGGCCGGGCCGAACGACGTCGGCGTGCCGTGGGCGATCGGCTCGCCGGAGGGCGGGCACGACGCGCTCCACCCGGACCTGGGGACCTTCGAGGACTTCGACGCCTTCGTGGCGCGGGCCCGGGAGCTGCGGCTTGAGATCGCCCTGGACTTCGCGCTCCAGTGCTCCCCGGACCACCCGTGGGTGGAGAAGCACCCGGAGTGGTTCCACCACCGGCCGGACGGTTCGATCGCGTACGCGGAGAACCCGCCGAAGAAGTACCAGGACATCTATCCGATCGCGTTCGACAAGGACATGGACGGGATCGTCGCGGAGACGGTGCGGGTGCTGCGGTTCTGGATGGGGCACGGCATCCGGATCTTCCGCGTGGACAACCCGCACACCAAGCCGGTGGTGTTCTGGGAGCGGGTGATCGGCGAGATCAACCGGGCGGACCCGGACGTGATCTTCCTGGCGGAGGCGTTCACCCGTCCCGCGATGATGCGGACGCTCGGCGCGATCGGTTTCCAGCAGTCGTACACGTACTTCACCTGGCGCAACACCAAGGAGGAGCTGACGGAGTACCTCACGGAGCTGTCCGGGGAGACGGCCGCGCAGATGCGGCCGAACCTCTTCGTGAACACCCCCGACATCCTGCACGCCTACCTCCAGGAGGGCGGCCGGCCCGCGTTCGAGGTGCGGGCGGTGCTCGCGGCGACGCTCTCGCCGTCCTGGGGCATGTACGCGGGGTACGAGCTGTGCGAGAACGCCCCGGTGCGGGAGGGGAGCGAGGAGTACCTCGACTCGGAGAAGTACCAACTGAAGCCCAGGGACTGGGAGTCGGCGGAGCGGACCGGGGCGACGATCACCCCGCTCATCACCGCCCTGAACCGGATCAGGCGCCGTCACCCGGCGCTCCGGCGGCTGCGGAACCTCACCTTCCACGACGTCGACAACCCGCAGGTGATCGCGTACTCGAAGCGCTCGGGTTCGAACATCGTTCTGGTGGTCGTCAACCTCGACCCGCACCACACCCAGGAGGCTTCCGTCTCGTTGAACATGCCGGAACTCGGCCTCGACTGGCACGAGACCGTGCCGGTGCGCGACGAGCTCACCGGCGAGACCTATCACTGGGGCAGGACCAGCTACGTGCGCCTGGAACCGGGTGTCGCACCCGCGCACGTCCTCGTCCTGCGACCGTCCCCGCAGACCGGAGGGTCACCCACATCATGA
- the treS gene encoding maltose alpha-D-glucosyltransferase codes for MTTVNEPVPDTFEDTPAKDRDPDWFKRAVFYEVLVRSFQDSNGDGVGDLKGITSKLDYLQWLGVDCLWLPPFFKSPLRDGGYDVADYTSVLPEFGDLADFVEFVDAAHQRGMRVVIDFVMNHTSDQHPWFQESRRDPDGPYGDYYVWADDDKQYADARIIFVDTESSNWTFDPVRKQYYWHRFFSHQPDLNYENPAVQEEILSALKFWLDLGIDGFRLDAVPYLYQQEGTNCENLPATHAFLKRVRKEIDDHYPDTVLLAEANQWPEDVVDYFGDFRSGGDECHMAFHFPVMPRIFMAVRRESRYPVSEILAKTPEIPSGCQWGIFLRNHDELTLEMVTDEERDYMYAEYAKDPRMRANIGIRRRLAPLLDNDRNQMELFTALLFSLPGSPVLYYGDEIGMGDNIWLGDRDGVRTPMQWTPDRNAGFSSCDPGRLYLPAIMDPVHGYQVTNVEAGMASPSSLLHWTKRMIEIRKQNRAFGTGTYTELPASNPAVLAFLREDGDDLVLCVNNFSRFAQPTELDLRRFDGTHPVELIGGVKFPAIGQLPYLLTLAGHGFYWFRLKKA; via the coding sequence ATGACGACCGTCAACGAGCCCGTCCCCGACACCTTCGAGGACACCCCCGCCAAGGACCGTGATCCCGACTGGTTCAAGCGGGCGGTGTTCTACGAGGTCCTCGTCCGCTCCTTCCAGGACAGCAACGGGGACGGCGTCGGCGACCTGAAGGGCATCACGTCCAAACTGGACTACCTCCAGTGGCTGGGCGTGGACTGCCTCTGGCTGCCGCCGTTCTTCAAGTCCCCGCTGCGGGACGGGGGCTACGACGTCGCCGACTACACGTCCGTGCTCCCCGAGTTCGGCGACCTCGCCGACTTCGTGGAGTTCGTCGACGCGGCCCACCAGCGCGGCATGCGCGTGGTCATCGACTTCGTCATGAACCACACCAGCGACCAGCATCCGTGGTTCCAGGAGTCGCGGCGCGACCCGGACGGCCCGTACGGCGACTACTACGTCTGGGCGGACGACGACAAGCAGTACGCCGACGCCCGGATCATCTTCGTCGACACCGAGTCCTCCAACTGGACCTTCGACCCGGTCCGCAAGCAGTACTACTGGCACCGGTTCTTCTCGCACCAACCGGACCTCAACTACGAGAACCCGGCAGTGCAGGAGGAGATCCTCTCCGCGCTGAAGTTCTGGCTGGACCTGGGGATCGACGGCTTCCGGCTCGACGCGGTGCCGTACCTGTACCAGCAGGAGGGCACCAACTGCGAGAACCTCCCGGCCACCCACGCCTTCCTCAAGCGGGTCCGCAAGGAGATCGACGACCACTACCCGGACACGGTGCTGCTCGCCGAGGCCAACCAGTGGCCCGAGGACGTCGTCGACTACTTCGGCGACTTCCGCTCCGGCGGCGACGAGTGCCACATGGCCTTCCACTTCCCGGTCATGCCGAGGATCTTCATGGCCGTGCGGCGCGAGTCCCGCTACCCGGTCTCCGAGATCCTGGCGAAGACCCCGGAGATCCCCTCCGGCTGCCAGTGGGGCATCTTCCTGCGCAACCACGACGAGCTCACCCTCGAGATGGTCACGGACGAAGAGCGCGACTACATGTACGCCGAGTACGCCAAGGACCCGCGCATGCGGGCCAACATCGGCATCCGGCGGCGGCTCGCCCCGCTCCTCGACAACGACCGCAACCAGATGGAGCTGTTCACCGCGCTGCTCTTCTCGCTGCCCGGCTCGCCGGTGCTCTACTACGGCGACGAGATCGGCATGGGCGACAACATCTGGCTCGGCGACCGGGACGGGGTGCGGACCCCGATGCAGTGGACCCCCGACCGGAACGCGGGATTCTCCTCCTGCGACCCGGGGCGGCTCTACCTTCCGGCCATCATGGACCCGGTCCACGGCTACCAGGTGACCAACGTCGAGGCGGGCATGGCCTCGCCGTCCTCGCTCCTCCACTGGACGAAACGGATGATCGAGATCCGTAAGCAGAACCGCGCCTTCGGGACGGGGACGTACACGGAACTCCCGGCTTCCAACCCGGCCGTGCTCGCCTTCCTGCGGGAGGACGGCGACGACCTGGTGCTGTGCGTGAACAACTTCTCGCGCTTCGCGCAGCCCACCGAGCTGGACCTGCGGCGCTTCGACGGCACGCACCCCGTGGAGCTGATCGGCGGGGTGAAGTTCCCGGCCATCGGACAGCTGCCGTACCTCCTGACCCTTGCGGGGCACGGCTTCTACTGGTTCCGTCTCAAGAAGGCCTGA
- a CDS encoding maltokinase: MPETASTTRAPDALLPSLAPLLHEWLPRQRWFAGKGRRVTGFTLDAATELLPLDGTGPGLLHLLVRVEQPGRPAGTPADCYQVLLGVRSQLPPRLAPALIGRIRQGPLAGRAVYEGLRDPRLGGLLYERLRTPGRTGPLRFHATTALPPALAPRMLDAEQSNSSLVYGDSFILKIFRRVSPGANPDLELPLALAGAGCARVPAPVAWFESGASTLGVLQPYLRDSRDGWRLALDSLADGRDFTTEARALGRATAEVHLALAEALPTRRLARSETEQLAAAMDRRLHAAAQAVPALLPHVPGLRAVFAAARGGGMVQRIHGDLHLGQTLRGSDGAWAVIDFEGEPAKTLDERRSPQPTVRDVAGMLRSFDYAARTHRPWNPDWAARCRAAYCTGYAEAAGADPRADPALLRAYETDKAVYEVVYEARHRPDWLPVPMSAIERLATP; the protein is encoded by the coding sequence ATGCCGGAGACCGCATCCACCACCCGGGCCCCGGACGCCCTCCTCCCGTCCCTCGCCCCCCTGCTCCACGAATGGCTGCCACGGCAGCGCTGGTTCGCGGGCAAGGGCCGCCGGGTCACCGGATTCACGCTGGACGCGGCCACCGAGCTGCTGCCCCTGGACGGGACCGGACCCGGACTCCTCCACCTCCTCGTACGGGTCGAACAACCCGGCCGCCCGGCCGGGACACCCGCCGACTGCTACCAAGTGCTCCTGGGCGTACGGTCCCAGCTGCCGCCCCGCCTCGCCCCCGCCCTGATCGGGCGGATCCGGCAGGGGCCGCTCGCCGGGCGGGCCGTGTACGAAGGGCTGCGCGATCCGCGGCTCGGCGGCCTCCTCTACGAACGACTCCGCACCCCGGGCCGCACGGGCCCCCTCCGTTTCCACGCCACCACGGCACTGCCACCGGCTCTGGCCCCGCGCATGCTGGACGCGGAACAGTCCAACTCGTCCCTTGTCTATGGCGATTCGTTCATCCTGAAGATCTTCCGGCGCGTCAGTCCCGGAGCCAATCCGGACCTGGAACTGCCGCTCGCCCTCGCCGGAGCCGGCTGCGCCCGGGTCCCGGCACCCGTCGCCTGGTTCGAGTCGGGAGCCTCCACCCTCGGCGTCCTCCAGCCCTACCTGCGGGACTCCCGGGACGGCTGGCGGCTCGCCCTCGACTCGCTCGCCGACGGACGGGACTTCACCACCGAGGCGCGGGCCCTCGGCCGCGCGACGGCCGAGGTCCATCTGGCCCTCGCCGAGGCGCTCCCCACCCGGCGCCTCGCCCGCTCGGAGACCGAGCAGCTGGCCGCCGCGATGGACCGCCGGCTGCACGCGGCGGCCCAGGCGGTACCGGCGCTGCTGCCGCACGTGCCGGGCCTGCGGGCCGTGTTCGCGGCGGCGCGCGGTGGGGGCATGGTGCAGCGCATCCACGGGGACCTGCACCTCGGCCAGACCCTGCGCGGCTCCGACGGGGCCTGGGCCGTCATCGACTTCGAGGGTGAACCCGCGAAGACGCTGGACGAGCGGCGCAGCCCCCAGCCCACCGTCCGCGACGTCGCCGGAATGCTCCGCTCCTTCGACTACGCGGCCCGCACGCACCGGCCCTGGAACCCGGACTGGGCGGCGCGGTGCCGGGCGGCGTACTGCACGGGCTACGCGGAGGCGGCGGGCGCGGATCCCCGGGCGGACCCGGCGCTGCTCCGCGCCTACGAGACGGACAAGGCGGTGTACGAGGTCGTGTACGAGGCGCGCCATCGACCGGACTGGCTCCCGGTCCCCATGTCCGCGATCGAACGCCTGGCGACACCGTGA